GCTGGTAAAAGAGAAATTTATATAACTAAACAGGAATATCAATAATGATTGCAAAAAAAAATATCATTTTTAAGATATTAATCTTAATATTTTGTTGCTTAGCCGCGCCTAATGTTTATGCTCTTTCGGATAATGATAAAAAAATAATTAACCAAATATCTAAAAAATTTTCTGAAACAAAAACAATGACAGGAAAATTTGTGCAATTTAATGCAGATGGTTCCAAAAATAAAGGTATTTTCTATCTTAAACGTCCAGGTCTGTCATTATTTTCTTATGAAGATGTACCCTTTAAAATGCTCAGCGATGGAAATATAGTTTATACTCATAATGAACAATTAGATAGCTGGACACAACATGATTTAAGTAAAACCCCATTAGCACTTATTACTAAAAATAACGTAGATTTTCTAAATAGTGGAGTAGAAAAATTAGTATATGAAGGTGATTATATTATTTTACTTTCTACACTACAGAGTTTTTTAGGGGATTCTTCTATACAATTAGCATTTAATAAAAATAGCTTACAATTAACTCAATGGACCTTAGTTGATCCAAATAGCAATACCACAATAATGGTATTATATGATGTAAAAAAGAATATCAATATTCCTCAAGCAATCTTTACTTTTACCCCAAAATAGAATAATGTTAACGCAAATTTCCTTCCACTTCCTAAAAAGTAACTTTTAATGAGTCTTTCTATAGTATCTTGGAATATAAACTCCATTCGATTTCGGCTAAATTTAGTTAATAATTTTATATTGGAGGCTAATCCGGATATAATTTGTTTACAAGAAATAAAATGCGAAAATAAAAATTTTCCATATGATTTTTTTAAAACAAGAGGTTATTCATATATGGCGATAGATGGACAAAAATCCTATCATGGAGTAGCTATTCTATCTAAATATCCTTTTAAATTACATAAAATAAATAAATTCTGTAACTTGAATGATTGTAGACATATAGCTGTTCTTTTGTCTTTTAATTCAATAAACCTATGGATAAATAATTTATATGTACCAGCTGGCGGTGACGAACCAAATCCTAACACCAATCCTAAATTTGCTCATAAATTAGCGTTCTTAGAAGAAATAAAACAATTCAAATCTAAACAACAAGGAGATTATCATCTTTTATTAGGTGACTTTAATATAGCTCCGTTAGAACAAGATGTTTGGGATCATAAAAAATTATTAAAAGTGGTTAGTCACACTCCAATAGAAACAGAATTATTAACAACTATTTACCAGCAAGGTAACTGGTATGACCTAATAAGAGATAAATTAGGGCAAGATACTAAATTATTTTCTTGGTGGAGCTACAGATCCCCTAACTGGGAAAAAGCTGATAAAGGCAGAAGATTAGACCATATTTGGGGTGCTAAAGAATTAAAAGACAAAATTACCACAGCAAAAATATGGAAATCTTATCGTAACCATGAAAAGCCTTCTGACCATGTACCAGTAGAAATAAAATTAAAACTTAATGCTCTTTAATTAAATAATTTTTTATTCGTAACTGACTTAAGATAGTATAATGGCTAGTTATTAACACAATAAGTAAGATTGTTATATAAGTTAGAAAAAAATGTAAATAAATATAATTATTAGCAAAAAAACCTAATTTAAACCACTTACTTAGCGCAAATAAAACTAATAACGCCGCACTACTGCCCCATGCAATACCTTGTATAGCTACCCAAATAAAATAATAATTAAATTGTTGCGCTATAAAATTAGCTTGCGCACCAATAAAATATAATACTTCTACAACATGTTCATTTGCTCCTAGTGCTGCTTTAGTAGCAAAAATAATTGCAATAATACAAATAGTTAAAACTAATAATAACAAGAAGGAGCAAAAATAAAGGATTTTTTTAGCAATAGATACTATCTGACCAAACCAAGGTTTATGATCATCAACTAATATATTAGGTATTGCTTTCAATAATTCTTGTTGCAGCAAAGAATAATTTGGTGGATCAGCTGGATTAACTGATAAAAGCAATAGCCGCGGTACTGGCATTTTTTCTAGATTGCTAAGTACACCG
The Bartonella sp. DGB1 genome window above contains:
- a CDS encoding exodeoxyribonuclease III yields the protein MSLSIVSWNINSIRFRLNLVNNFILEANPDIICLQEIKCENKNFPYDFFKTRGYSYMAIDGQKSYHGVAILSKYPFKLHKINKFCNLNDCRHIAVLLSFNSINLWINNLYVPAGGDEPNPNTNPKFAHKLAFLEEIKQFKSKQQGDYHLLLGDFNIAPLEQDVWDHKKLLKVVSHTPIETELLTTIYQQGNWYDLIRDKLGQDTKLFSWWSYRSPNWEKADKGRRLDHIWGAKELKDKITTAKIWKSYRNHEKPSDHVPVEIKLKLNAL
- a CDS encoding outer membrane lipoprotein carrier protein LolA, with the translated sequence MIAKKNIIFKILILIFCCLAAPNVYALSDNDKKIINQISKKFSETKTMTGKFVQFNADGSKNKGIFYLKRPGLSLFSYEDVPFKMLSDGNIVYTHNEQLDSWTQHDLSKTPLALITKNNVDFLNSGVEKLVYEGDYIILLSTLQSFLGDSSIQLAFNKNSLQLTQWTLVDPNSNTTIMVLYDVKKNINIPQAIFTFTPK
- a CDS encoding cell division protein FtsX, with protein sequence MTIFNKLLIPFLLLKNIFWGSEKKLIGIVHKDTVVGSSLVFLIALMTFLAFITIGSVNLINNVLFKWQGSLMSEATIILRPDSNFFSDIHKSQLELQARAEKAQKIASVFPKVLSVTLLPQEESLSLLKPWFGVLSNLEKMPVPRLLLLSVNPADPPNYSLLQQELLKAIPNILVDDHKPWFGQIVSIAKKILYFCSFLLLLVLTICIIAIIFATKAALGANEHVVEVLYFIGAQANFIAQQFNYYFIWVAIQGIAWGSSAALLVLFALSKWFKLGFFANNYIYLHFFLTYITILLIVLITSHYTILSQLRIKNYLIKEH